The genomic segment AAAGAGGATGGAACAAGCCCGTGGTCACTCCCCACTAAATAGGAGCATCTCATCAGCACATGGCATCTGGGCTTCCTTGTCTCCGACCACAGGCGGAACTCCTAGCCTCCTTCCCATGTTCCCCGGCCATCACCAGCATCCCACCGACACCCACGAGGGGCAGCTCTCCTTACTGTTAAAGACACACAGTATCTCCCTCAGGTCAGGAGCTCGAAACACTCTCCTTTGTTCTTTGGGGAAAGCTTTTGGCTTCTTCAGCGTCAAAGTCTCACTCCTAAGGATGACAAAAATCGACCCCGACCCCTCTGACTTTTGGCCCCTCGAACCTAAATCCACTCACATACAGTATTTTCGCCCTATCGATGCACTTGAACTGTCTTCCTGGAGACCctgagagaggagagagtggaCCCAGACCTTGGATGCAGAAGAAATGAGCTCATGGCCACCTCCCCAGGTACCCACTGTGTGACCTGGCGAAGGCTTGACCTGTCAGAAGGACAGTTTCTTCCTtccaaaatgaaatcattatgAACCTTTCTCTCTTGAGCATCTAGAAATCGTAAGACATTATATGAAATCGTGGACTTAACTAAATAAAACGTtggtaccttaaaaaaaaagaatttgtggaaAAGCCTGGATTTCCGGGAGTGGGTTTCCAGGAAGATGATCGGAAAGTGAGGTTGCAGGATGTGGATCCCGGATGCTTGAGGCATACTGCATATGGGAATACTGTCCGGAGCATCCCAAGATCTTTGAAGTTTGTTCCTCCTGAGGGAGGCTCTTGGAATAATCTAAGATTTCAGATTCTCTGGGAACGGTTCAAAAAAGTTGGGAGAGAAAACGCTGGGAATACTAAACTAGCAATGGTCTGAAATTCACATGTTTGTTAAGATCATGATgctgccgggggggggggggtgaaaatTCATATACAAGGATATGGACTTTCTGTTCTGGTTTCTTGAATATGTGACCAAGATGGAGCAATCGTTTGCAACAGAGTCAAAATATTTCCTGAGAAAAGTCTGTTTTTAGAAATCTAAACGGAAAGATATAGAAGGACCTGGTCTCCTCTATGAGCTTTAAATTTAAGCATAAAGGCGCTGTCTCCAACGCTGGGTGCAGGGTAGATAAGAGGACTTGACCTTCCCACGACAAGTTGAGCACCTATTAAATATGGGAACCCGAGCCAGATAATGACACCCAGTGTGAATTAAGCACTGGAGGCCACAGGGTTCTGAAACTGCAATGCCTTATCCTAATACTGCTACTGAAACAAACTCTGCAACTTCCCACGAGCAAACTCTTTAATACAATCTAGTCCACTCTCGATACTTATGGAACAACCTGGCCATGATTTACCAACAGAAACTTGAGGTGAATCTAAATGCCCATTTTTCTGCCCTGAACattgttttatttccattgatCACCAGATAACTCCAGtggctttaaattattttcacagcACATAAGGACCATCTCTGGTCTCTCACACATACCTTTTCAAGATGTCATTCACATCCTagtaagaaaagaggaaaacatgagTCAAGTTATAGGTCCCCACAGTTACAAAGCTTTGTCAATTCTCATCAGCCCCTGATTGGGGTCTGTGTCTTTCTCCATTTCTAGTTATTCCACCTATATTCACTTGATCCTAAGTTCATGAAAGAAACATGAATTTACTGATACgaactccagaagaaaagagaacttcATGTCCAATTATTCCAAAAAGTTTAGATGCCTACAGGCTCCTGCAGGCATTAGCCTGTAGGATCGGGGGCCTGTATTAAATCTTCACTGTGTTTTTGCTGGAAGGAAATGAAGCAATGGGGGAGGAAGTTTCTGTTTCTACTGGAACTAAGTTAGCATCACTTTGAAGAAGATCATGGTAGGACAGGAAACATATTTTAATCATTAGAGCAATGACTagggaaaaaactaaaataataccaTTAGAAATAGGAAAACTTCAATTTCATGACAGAAATATCTGTTGAACACAAAAGAAGCTagttaaggagaaaaatgaaaaccagaacaGCCATATAGGAAGCaaagagtaaaatttaaatatgtcaaTAATAACTGCATTAAATGTTATTGTTTTAATACCCCGATGAAAAGTCAGAGGTTTTGGGATGGgataaaaaagaagtattttttaaataaaaaagaaaagtattaataCAATGCATTTATATCATTATCTATCTAAATTAGGTTATCTATAAGAAACCTAATTTAGATTGAAAGGTAcaaaaggcaaaagtaaaaagatagaaaattatATACCATATGGTCTGTAACTGTAAGAAATTTCAAGAGTTTATATGAGCATtcgacaaaatagacattaagacAGTAAATATTATGAGAGAGTGAGAGGGaaattttatagtgataaaagATTCAGTATATCAAAAATATATgccaattaggagttcccattgtggcgcagcggaaacgaatctgactagtaactatgaggttgcaggtttgatccctggcctctctcagtgggttaaggatctggtgttgccatgagctgtggtgtaggtcgcagacgtggctcggatctggccttgctgtggctgtggcgttggccggcagcttcacctgggattcgatccctaaacttccatatgccatgggttcagccctaaaaagacaaaagactatatatatatatatataccaattATAAAAGCACATGCACCTAGCAGCAGAAAACTTCacaatatacagaaaaaaattaaaaggaaaaatacacaatTCAATAAGAGTTGCAGATTTCAACTTTTAGGCTATAAACAATTATCAgtgaatttaaaagtttaaaataataaaatttatgttcTCTGATTACAGCAGAATTAAATTTGAAATCCATAGGAGAAGTAAAACTCAGAAATcaccaattatttctttttttttttttttgtcttttgtctttttgtcttttgttgttgttgttgttgctatttcttgggccgctcccgcggcatatggaggttcccaggctaggggtcgaatcggagctgtagcctccggcctacgccagagccacagcaacgcgggatccgagccgcgtctgcaacctacaccacagctcacggcaacgctggatcgttaacccactgagcaagggcagggaccgaacccgcaacctcatggttcctagtcggattcgttaaccactgcgccacgacgggaactccttatttctaatTAACAACACTCTTTAAAATATCCTgggtttaacaacaacaacaacaaaaaatacattggaaaattgaaaataagttgaaatgaatgaaaataaaaactaagtaaTCAAAATGTATGGAAAAGTATGAATACAATGCATTTATATCATTAAACATATAtcagaaaagtctcaaatcagtGATCTACTAAGTTTTCACGTCAAGCAactaagaaacagaaattaaatcagcacacacaaacacacatgcacaagtgtgtatacacacacaaagaaaacaataacttCGAGAGCAGAAATAGATGAATAAGaaagtgaacaaaatagataaaaatcaacaaaacattagtatgtttttgaaaaaattaataaaattgacaaaacataaataaactgagtaagaaaaaagtcaaagagcAAATCACCAACATCGGGAATAAAAGAGAGGAAATTATTCTGACTATTACTGACATTAAAGGGCTAATAAGGGGTTACCACTGCTAACTTTATTTCTACAAGTCAGGCAACTTAgatagaaatggataaattcctacaAAGACATGCGAAAACAGACTTGAAtgcaaaaaatctaaataattctaaaacaaGTAATAAATATGAATCTttcctatatctatatctataactATATCTATAGCTGTAACTAtaactatatctatatctatatctgaaCCTTTCCaataaataaaacccagagtGGATGGCTTCTCTGGTGAATTCTATTAAGcatttgaagaataaataataGTTCTTCATAAACTGGCTTCAGAActagagaaagagggagaaaaccaCCACACAATGAGGGAAAAAAGCCCTCCTGGAATCTGAAGTGCATTTGTTTGTCTGTGACTCTGACAGATCATGAGAAGGTGCCTGATAAATGCTTAACACTAGATCAGAGACAACAAGGTTGTACAGAAAAGTCACTGAACACAATGAACCTTCTCTCGACAGTCCAACGTTCGCACTGAGATGGgtacaaataataaaaagtaagttTCCTTTGTTATTCCCCCTCTAAACTCACACAAGTCATACATTCAGTTAGTCCTATAACCATTGAAATAGTTGCATGAAAGGCTCAAAGCAACGTTAGTGACAGCAGCAGAAAGAAGAGGGCaacagaggagagaagaaaggcacCTGGGGTGCATTTCGCTCATCTCCCAGACGCTGGGGCTTCTTCCCCAGTCTTACCTGCAGCATCTCCAGTTTGGACCCCAGCAAACGACGCTCCACCTCCGAGATGAGCTCTCCCACCAGCTGGGTCTGCTGGGCCAGCTCATCCTTGGAGTCTGCCAGGTCACTCAGAATAACTTTCTCCTCGTCCTTCAGCATCTGCATTTCCTTCAGCTCCTCATTTTCCAGGATCCCTCTCAGTCGCATAAACTCTGCCTGGACATTTTGTTGCTCACTTTGTATTTGATTCTTCaggaatgagaaagagagagcaggGTTTGGGGACTATCGGACTGAGACTGGGAGCAGAGGAAGAGCCCCTCCACTGGGGAAGCGGCCACCGTGAAGGGAGCTAGAAGGAGGGAAGCAACTCTTGGGGCAGCGacttttccttcctgtctctccATCACACACCAAAACAATGGCCCCAAGTCTGTGTTGCTGAGGTCAGCTCAGAGCCAGAATGGGGTCCCTGGGAGTGGCTCGGCTTTGACAGCCGTCCAGGATGCTCATGCCTCCCCGTATTACTCCTGACCCCCTCCCAGCATCCCTCTGCCCACATGGGACACAGAGGACAGAATCACGAGCCATCGCCAAGTGTCTCCCGTAGAAGAGGCAAAGGCTAAAACACACGTGGGGAGTGTGTCTGAAATTCACAAGTCATCCGCACGGGAGGGTCCCTCTCTATGAATAGCCCCTTTCAAATATCCGTGATCATTTGCGCTATGTTCACTCTTCAGCCCCCACCCCTATCAGAGGAAGGATGAACCACTAGTCCAAGGACTTAGCTGTCAGGGAACCAAGAGGAAGGCAGCTCGCTGTGACTAACCCAAGGACCCGCCTGGGGATTGACCCAATGCCCTCAGGAAGTGTCTGCTCCTACCTTCCAAGCAGAGACCTCTTCTCTGACTTGCGCTTCCAGCTTCTCAGCTTCCTTCTGCTCCTCCTGCAGCCTCTCCAGAGCATCCTGGAGTTTCTTCTATGAGAAAAGAATCACAGCAGAGTCAAGCTATGGGCTTTTTAGCATCGCTGGAGGGGATCAATGGTGGCGACATGAGGTGGGGACAGAAGCTGTGGGGACAGAAGCTGTGAAAACAGCAACGAGCAGCTATCACCTGGAAGCAAACCCGAGGTGGGGAAAGTGTTCTTTAGGACTCAAGGGATGGAAGTCACCATCCTTTGGCCAAAGAAGAAACCTGATCCTGCAGCAAGGACACAACCTACCGCTCAATCCACCCAGTGTCCTAGTCTCCCCTCCTGTTTAAAGGAGAAtaagagctgggagttcccgtcgtggctcagtggttaacgaatctgactaggaaccatgaggttgtgggttggatccctgcccttgctcagtgggttaaggatcgggcgttgccatgagctgtggtgtaggtcgaagacgcagctcggatctggcgttgctgtggctctggtgtaggccggcggctacagctccgattcgaccccagcctgggaacctccatatgccgcgggagcaacccaagaaaatggcaaaaagaccaaaaaaaaaaaaaaaaagagagagagagagagaataagagctTTTCTAGGGCTCCAGATCTCCACGAAGTTGGCACAAGCTACATTAATACGTACTTCTGCCTAAGGTTCTATATGGAGGGTTATACTTTTGTAATTGGGTGCAATGCACAAAAATATCCCTCAGACATTAGAAAGTGAGCAAAGGCAGAAAAGAGATCACAGGCTTCAGGCCGATGGCGACCAGGTAAATTAAGGCCAATGCAGAGCGGGGATTTGCCATCAAGCACCGCTTTCTGCCTGCGCTTCTTCCACCCTGGCCTCCTACCTGGTACTCCTGGGCAACCTCCTCCACGAGGAAGGTCTGGTGATCACAGTGCTGTTGAGATCGCTCGCAGATCCAGCAAATGACCTTCCCATCCTCCTTACAGAAGAACAGGAGTTTCTCTTCATGGTGTACACAGAGATTTCCCTTCTGCTCCACCTCCGGGCTCAGCGAGACCTTCCTAAGCCTCTCCACTATGTTGGCCACATGCCTATTAAGtcgcaggttcccaggctggtaACTGACTCTGCACACAGGGCAGTTGCTCTTCCCTTCCAGGCCCATCATGGACTTCTTGCTGTTTACAGTCAGGCAGTCTTGGCAGAAGCTGTGGCCACAGTCAAGGCTCAGAGGTTCTTTGAGAAGCTCCAGGCAAATGGGGCAGGTCACCTCCTCCCGTATGTTCTCCAGGATGCCTGAAGCCATGGCAGCGGGCTCCTGCTCGTCCCAGCTTCTAGGATTCTCTTGCTCACACGTCCCTGCGTGATTGGAAAAGGGACAAGGGACTAAAATAAGAAAGGCAGAAATAACACAACACCAGTTGTGTGAAGGAAATAGtgaaggacaaaaaagaaaatatggcgAAATGAAGAAAGGAGCTTCTTGGTTCGGTGAGATGACTTTTCATGGTAATTCCAAACACCTTACTCCTGGTTCCTGTCACATGACAAATTCCATCCATCCTTATCTCTTCCACAACTGTTatcttctttaattaaaaaaaaaaaaaagtggtctttTCCTCCCAAGATCCTTGTACGACCGGTTACCATCTGTTCTGCTTTTTCTCCTCCATGCGAAAACACATCCTCAACCTAAAAAGCCCCAGACCACTTATGCCTTTGGGTTTTTAAACCTGTTCTTCTCTCAGCATGGTGTATTCATATGACTCactcttttcatgtttttttttttaattgaggtatagttaatttacagtgttgtgttagtttcaagtgtacagcaaagtaattcagtcacacatacatatatgtgtgcgtgtgtatgtgtgtgtgtgtgtgtataaaatgtccTTGTTGTTTACTCATTTTCTATATAATAGGGTGTATACGTTAAGTCCAAACTCCTAATGCATCCCCACTCTGTCCCATGCCCCACTATCCCCTTTGATAACTTAAGTTTGCTTCTTATGTCTGGACGtctattctgttttgtaaataagttcatttgtatcatctttttatATCCCACTTacagcgatatcatatggtatttctctttatCTGTCTGCTTTATGCACTTAacatgataaactctaggtccgtccatgttgctgccaataaCATGAtaccattcttttttaaggctgagtaatattccattgtatgcatgtaccacatcttctttatccatgcctctgttgatgaacacttacgTTTCTTCtgggtcttggctattgtaaattgtgctgcaatgaacactgaggtgcacgcatcttttcaaattagagttttctataggtatatgcccaggtgtgggattccTTGATCATATGGTCGTCCTATATTCAgtcttttaaggaacttccagactgttctccatagtggctgtaccaatttacattcaccaACAATgtggggggttcccttttctccacatcctcaccagcatttattatttatagacttttaaacgatgaccattctgactagaCTAGAGTGTGACTCAGTCTATTCAGTTAACTCTCTCTCTACATGGCCTCCTGTCATAAAGACCTTCTCCGATGACTTAGATTCATAATTATAACCATTGTCATCATTTACTGCACTTTGGCAGTGGTATTTATTATCAGGACAGATAATATACGGTAATGCGTCTGCGCATATGGTAAGAATAAACACTGTGGTTTATGTAAACAGAAACAGTGACTTACAAAGACTGTGGCCCTTCAATAGACAGAATGAGGGTGAACCTCATATATTTGAGATCTTCTTTCAGAGGCCTGTCTTCTACCCCACCAAGTTAATCGAAGACAAAGAGAGCTGGCTTCATGGACCTAGTTAATACCCAGAGcgatggggctgggggtggggaagcaaaGAGGCCAGTTCAGCTGGAAGATAATGGTAAGTCTTGAATGTGTAGATATGGATCTCACTTTGGCCTGGAAACACGCCAACGACACCGACAGGAGGCTAAAGATGCGTAAGGAGAGTGGGCAGGGAGACGGTATAAATGACCTCATGAGATCAAGTCCATCAGATGTGTTTAAAAAAACCAGAACTACAGATGAAATGAATGCTGGTCTCGAGAAAAAAAGCCTCCAAGTATTA from the Sus scrofa isolate TJ Tabasco breed Duroc chromosome 9, Sscrofa11.1, whole genome shotgun sequence genome contains:
- the LOC733579 gene encoding tripartite motif protein TRIM5 (The RefSeq protein has 3 substitutions compared to this genomic sequence) codes for the protein MASGILENIREEVTCPICLELLKEPLSLDCGHSFCQDCLTVNSKKSMMGLEGKSNCPVCRVSYQPGNLRLNRHVANIVERLRKVSLSPEVAQKGNLCVHHEEKLLFFCKEDGKVICWICERSQQHCDHQTFLVEEVAQEYQKKLQDALERLQEEQKEAEKLEAQVREEVSSWKNQIQSEQQSVQAEFMRLRGILENEELKEMQMLKDEEKVILSDLADSKDELAQQTQLVGELISEVERRLLGSKLEMLQDVNDILKRSETLTLKKPKAFPKEQRRVFRAPDLREILCVFNKLTDVRRYWVHVTLNNLKIKSDVTISVDRRQVRYARKFGLSSTCPNGDFEDCSVLGYPLISSGKHYWEVDVSGKRAWILGVYGRKLSNCLFCFSKSNQHPYWRYKPKYGYWVIWLNDKGEYNTFEESSSSDSGPLTLSLGVPPRRIGVFLEYEAGTVSFFNITNHGSLIYRFSSCPFSQATFPYFNPMKCHIPMILCSPGS